A genomic segment from Sulfitobacter mediterraneus encodes:
- a CDS encoding RNA methyltransferase, with amino-acid sequence MSDEIGKLKMPAVVLVRPQMGENIGAAARAMLNFTLDHMRIVAPRDGWPNPAAVAMASGAGRVLDAAQLCPDLPDALSDCDYVYATTARGRDLTKPVFSPEAAMRDAAARIGDGQRVAVLFGPERAGLENDDVARANAIVTVPVNPEFASLNLAQCVLLMGYEWMRASAEVTDLTVEMAGTDWAKGQDIEHLAGHFEDRLEEAGFFFPEHKAQSMKINLRNMWSRMPLTRADVQMLHGMMRQMVRWKERD; translated from the coding sequence ATGAGCGATGAAATTGGTAAGTTGAAGATGCCAGCCGTGGTGCTGGTGCGCCCGCAAATGGGTGAAAACATCGGCGCGGCGGCGCGGGCGATGTTGAATTTCACCCTTGATCACATGCGCATTGTTGCGCCCCGTGACGGTTGGCCCAATCCGGCCGCTGTTGCGATGGCCTCTGGCGCGGGCCGGGTTCTGGATGCGGCGCAACTTTGCCCTGATCTGCCCGATGCCCTGTCCGATTGTGACTATGTCTATGCCACCACGGCGCGGGGCCGTGATCTGACCAAACCGGTGTTCAGCCCCGAAGCCGCGATGCGCGACGCCGCCGCCCGGATCGGGGACGGACAACGTGTTGCGGTTCTGTTCGGGCCGGAACGGGCGGGCTTGGAAAACGATGACGTGGCCCGCGCAAATGCCATCGTAACCGTGCCGGTGAATCCGGAATTTGCCTCGCTCAACCTCGCGCAATGTGTGTTGCTGATGGGCTATGAATGGATGCGTGCCAGTGCCGAGGTGACGGATCTGACCGTCGAAATGGCCGGCACCGACTGGGCCAAGGGTCAGGACATCGAACATCTGGCAGGCCATTTTGAGGACCGTCTGGAGGAGGCCGGGTTCTTTTTCCCTGAACACAAGGCCCAATCGATGAAGATCAACCTGCGCAACATGTGGTCGCGCATGCCGCTGACGCGGGCGGATGTGCAAATGCTGCATGGTATGATGCGTCAAATGGTACGCTGGAAAGAGCGCGACTAG
- the ctaA gene encoding heme A synthase, whose amino-acid sequence MAEKRKLFEEVGAAEAERPVAQTGVIDRGRGGARGAIRIWLMILFALVFVMIAVGGLTRLTDSGLSITEWRPLTGAIPPLSEADWQSEFAKYQEIDEFKVQNAWMQLSDFKTIYWWEWGHRQLGRVIGLVWGIGFLWFLVRRQIPTGWTGRLVFIGALGGVQGAIGWWMVASGVTSGEGITDVASYRLATHLGLAFVILGFITWYVLLLGRSERDLMQARRAKEGKQFGLATGLLHFAFLQILLGALVAGIDAGRYFVDWPLMQGQFFPPDAFDITPAWRNFFENPGLVQFMHRIAGYLLLVFGIVVWLRGRQSAHPNTRFAFNAVMAALALQIAVGITTVVYAAPVHIALVHQALAVILWVLILRARFLAAYPVATSLRGN is encoded by the coding sequence ATGGCGGAAAAACGCAAGTTGTTCGAAGAGGTGGGCGCGGCAGAAGCCGAACGCCCCGTGGCACAAACCGGAGTGATTGACCGGGGCAGGGGCGGCGCACGCGGCGCCATCCGCATCTGGCTCATGATCCTCTTTGCACTGGTTTTTGTGATGATCGCTGTGGGCGGTCTGACCCGTTTGACCGACAGCGGATTGTCGATCACCGAATGGCGCCCCCTGACCGGCGCAATCCCACCGCTGAGCGAGGCAGACTGGCAAAGCGAATTTGCCAAGTATCAAGAGATCGACGAATTCAAGGTTCAGAACGCCTGGATGCAACTATCTGATTTCAAAACAATATACTGGTGGGAATGGGGGCATCGCCAATTGGGCCGGGTGATTGGCCTTGTCTGGGGCATCGGCTTTCTCTGGTTCCTTGTGCGGCGGCAAATTCCAACCGGCTGGACCGGACGATTGGTGTTCATCGGTGCGCTTGGTGGTGTGCAGGGCGCGATCGGCTGGTGGATGGTTGCCTCCGGCGTGACCAGCGGCGAGGGCATCACGGATGTGGCCAGCTACCGCCTTGCCACGCATCTGGGGCTGGCCTTTGTGATTCTTGGGTTCATCACCTGGTATGTGCTGTTGCTCGGGCGCAGCGAACGCGACCTGATGCAGGCCCGCCGCGCCAAGGAGGGCAAACAATTTGGGCTGGCAACGGGTCTGCTGCATTTTGCATTCCTGCAAATCCTGCTTGGTGCCTTGGTCGCGGGCATTGATGCGGGTCGCTATTTTGTTGATTGGCCGCTGATGCAGGGGCAGTTCTTTCCGCCTGACGCCTTTGACATCACGCCCGCATGGCGGAATTTCTTTGAGAACCCCGGTTTGGTGCAGTTTATGCACCGGATTGCGGGGTATCTGCTGTTGGTTTTCGGGATTGTGGTCTGGCTGCGCGGGCGGCAATCGGCGCATCCCAACACCCGCTTTGCCTTTAATGCGGTGATGGCGGCCCTGGCGCTGCAAATCGCAGTTGGCATCACCACGGTTGTTTATGCCGCGCCTGTGCATATTGCCCTTGTCCATCAGGCACTTGCCGTGATCCTCTGGGTCTTGATCCTGCGCGCCCGTTTTCTGGCCGCCTATCCCGTTGCAACATCCCTGAGAGGAAATTGA
- a CDS encoding carboxypeptidase M32, which produces MSAYDELMAFQRDTEALSQVAGRLGWDQETMMPRGAAPQRGEEMAAMEGVLHARRTDPRMADWLDSIDETRLDDVGRANLRHIRRSYERASKVPGALAARIARVTSEAQGTWAEARANDDFKAFVPTLTEVVALKREEGQALASGGNADVYDAMLADYEQGTTGAELEAMFGALRPELTELRSAVRDAKAPPKLEGTFDEGAQMKLTRHLARCFGYDMSHGRVDKAVHPFASGSGLDVRITTRTNDTDPFNCFYSTIHETGHGAYEQNINRDYLLTPLGRGVSMGVHESQSRIYENQLGRSRAFTGYLFGQMKDAFGDFGVADEETFYKIVNRVSDGFIRTEADELQYNLHVLMRFDMERALVSHDLQVPDLEAAWNDRFEADFGFAVDKASNGVLQDVHWSVGLIGYFPTYSLGNVYAGCLNEAMRSAVPDLDDQLAKGDTTAATSWLRDNVQVHGGLFEPKEVITRACGKAPSEAPLVSYLKAKFSDLYGLG; this is translated from the coding sequence ATGTCTGCCTATGATGAATTGATGGCGTTCCAGCGCGACACGGAGGCACTGTCGCAAGTGGCAGGCCGCCTTGGCTGGGATCAGGAAACCATGATGCCGCGCGGCGCAGCGCCCCAAAGGGGCGAGGAAATGGCAGCCATGGAAGGGGTGCTGCACGCCCGCCGCACCGATCCGCGCATGGCGGACTGGCTGGACTCCATTGACGAGACCAGACTGGACGACGTCGGCCGCGCCAATCTGCGCCACATCCGCCGGAGTTATGAGCGAGCCAGCAAGGTGCCCGGCGCATTGGCCGCCCGCATCGCCCGCGTCACATCGGAGGCGCAGGGCACCTGGGCAGAAGCCCGCGCCAACGACGATTTCAAAGCTTTCGTGCCAACCCTGACCGAGGTCGTCGCCCTGAAACGCGAGGAAGGGCAGGCGCTGGCCTCTGGCGGCAATGCCGATGTCTATGACGCGATGCTGGCCGATTATGAACAAGGTACCACGGGTGCGGAACTTGAGGCGATGTTTGGCGCACTTCGCCCCGAACTGACCGAATTGCGCAGCGCGGTGCGTGATGCCAAGGCGCCGCCGAAACTGGAAGGCACATTCGACGAGGGCGCACAGATGAAACTGACCCGCCACCTTGCGCGCTGCTTTGGTTACGACATGAGCCATGGGCGCGTTGACAAGGCGGTGCATCCCTTTGCCTCCGGCTCTGGCCTTGATGTGCGGATCACAACGCGGACCAATGACACCGATCCGTTTAATTGTTTTTACTCAACAATTCACGAGACTGGTCATGGCGCCTATGAGCAAAACATCAACCGCGATTACCTGTTGACCCCACTGGGGCGCGGCGTGTCGATGGGGGTGCATGAAAGCCAAAGCCGGATCTATGAAAACCAGCTGGGCCGCAGCCGCGCATTTACCGGGTATCTCTTCGGCCAGATGAAAGACGCCTTTGGCGATTTTGGCGTGGCGGATGAAGAAACATTCTACAAGATCGTGAACAGGGTTTCTGACGGCTTCATCCGCACCGAAGCGGACGAGCTGCAATATAATCTGCATGTGCTGATGCGCTTTGACATGGAACGGGCGCTGGTGAGCCATGATCTGCAGGTGCCGGACCTTGAAGCGGCCTGGAATGACCGTTTTGAGGCCGACTTTGGCTTTGCCGTCGACAAGGCCTCAAACGGGGTTTTGCAGGATGTGCATTGGTCGGTTGGCCTCATCGGATATTTCCCGACCTACAGCCTTGGCAATGTCTATGCCGGCTGTTTGAACGAAGCGATGCGCAGTGCCGTGCCGGATCTGGACGATCAATTGGCCAAAGGGGATACCACCGCAGCGACAAGCTGGCTCAGGGACAATGTGCAGGTGCATGGCGGGCTTTTTGAGCCCAAAGAAGTCATCACACGGGCCTGCGGAAAAGCGCCAAGCGAGGCACCTTTGGTCAGCTACCTCAAAGCCAAATTCTCGGACCTTTACGGGTTGGGCTAA
- a CDS encoding isocitrate lyase/PEP mutase family protein — protein MDNRAEKYKRFKGLHHQGRAFVMPNPWDAGTARLLTHAGFDALATTSAGYAFAAGKRDSFSSLTRDEILINAKAIVDATDLPVSADLEDGFGRDPATCAETIALAIDIGLVGGSIEDATGDPDAPVLPMDLAADRIRAAAETAKDRGFLLTGRAENFISGRPDLADTIKRLQAYSEAGADVLYAPGLPDLDAIKTVCAEVDKPVNVVMGLSGPAYTVEQLSAAGVSRISVGGSFARAALGALRRAAEEVMTKGTFTYAKAAIPDGEMAALMDQSKKSDRS, from the coding sequence ATGGACAACAGAGCGGAAAAATACAAACGGTTCAAAGGCCTGCACCATCAGGGGCGGGCCTTTGTCATGCCAAACCCATGGGACGCAGGCACGGCGCGCCTGCTGACCCATGCGGGGTTCGACGCGCTTGCCACCACCAGCGCGGGCTATGCCTTTGCCGCTGGCAAGCGGGACAGCTTCTCAAGTCTGACCCGCGATGAAATCCTGATCAATGCGAAGGCCATAGTGGACGCCACGGACCTGCCGGTTTCGGCCGATCTGGAGGATGGGTTTGGCCGAGATCCTGCGACTTGCGCCGAAACCATCGCATTGGCCATAGACATCGGGCTGGTGGGCGGCTCCATCGAGGATGCAACGGGCGATCCGGACGCGCCTGTTTTGCCCATGGACCTTGCCGCAGACCGGATCAGGGCGGCGGCGGAAACGGCAAAGGACCGGGGTTTCCTGCTGACCGGACGGGCCGAAAACTTTATCTCAGGACGCCCGGATCTGGCTGACACGATCAAGCGTTTACAGGCCTATTCAGAGGCAGGTGCAGATGTGCTTTACGCGCCCGGATTGCCCGATCTAGACGCAATAAAAACAGTTTGCGCCGAGGTGGATAAGCCGGTGAACGTGGTGATGGGGCTATCAGGACCGGCTTATACCGTGGAGCAGCTTTCCGCTGCCGGTGTCAGCCGGATCTCGGTGGGTGGGTCATTTGCCCGTGCCGCTTTGGGCGCATTGCGCCGCGCCGCCGAGGAAGTGATGACCAAGGGCACCTTTACCTACGCAAAAGCGGCCATCCCCGATGGAGAAATGGCCGCTTTGATGGATCAGTCCAAGAAATCTGATCGGTCTTAG
- the gyrA gene encoding DNA gyrase subunit A — protein MSDTPETPENEDENTPQRPVYDGPSVTIEEEMRNSYLDYAMSVIVSRAIPDLRDGLKPVHRRILYAMHETNNTHDKPYRKSSRPVAEAMGKYHPHGDSAIYDALVRMAQDFSMSLVLLDGQGNFGSMDGDKAAAYRYTEVRMEKAAQYLLEDIDRDTVDFQDNYDGKDKEPTVLPARFPNMLVNGAGGIAVGMATNIPPHNLGEVIDATLALIEEPDLTSEQLIDYVPGPDFPTGGILLGRSGARKAYLEGRGSVIIRAKTRVEEIRKDRWAIIIEEIPYQVNKSVMIEKIAEQVREKKIEGIAHVQDESDRNGVRVVVELKRDATAEVVMNQLYRFTPMQTYFGCNMLALNGGRPETLTLRRFLTSFIDFREDVVARRTAYLLRKARERSHVLCGLAVAVTNIDEVVQTIRSSADAAEAREKLMTRRWPAASILDYIKLIDDPTHTANEDGTYNLSETQARAILELRLQRLTQIGVKEVTDELEELAAKIKEYLEILSSRERIMGIIADELREVRDLFAVPRRTEIVDWSGDMDDEDLIAREDMVVTVTSGGYIKRTPLIDFRSQRRGGKGVSGMQTKEEDVVTTLFVANTHTQLLFFTTDGMVYKLKTWRLPQGGRTSKGKAIVNILPIPVGVSIAAIMPVDRDEKEWDDLQVVFATSAGTVRRNKLSDFTNVKSNGKIAMKFEDEHAETTLINARIASNDDDVMLTTNSGRAIRFPATDVRVFNSRASVGVRGIKLSGSDKVVSMSIIRHFDAGADERAAYLKMRRAVAGLADDVDVSDEDAVDANATISQERYAEMSAHENLILTITAKGSGKLSSSHDYPVRGRGGMGVTAMDKAMRGGDIVASFPVEMDDQIMLATSKGQSIRVPVEGISFRSRSAGGVKVFDTGKGEEVVSVAWIADQGDEDAEDGSGGEEA, from the coding sequence GTGAGCGATACGCCAGAAACCCCTGAAAACGAAGACGAAAATACGCCACAGCGCCCCGTTTATGACGGCCCGTCTGTGACCATCGAAGAAGAGATGCGCAATTCGTATCTCGACTATGCGATGAGCGTGATCGTCAGCCGTGCGATTCCCGACCTGCGGGATGGTCTGAAACCTGTGCACCGGCGCATTCTTTATGCCATGCACGAGACCAACAACACCCACGACAAACCCTACCGCAAGTCCTCGCGGCCGGTGGCCGAGGCGATGGGTAAATACCACCCGCATGGTGACAGCGCGATCTATGATGCGCTGGTCCGGATGGCGCAGGATTTCTCGATGTCGCTGGTGCTTCTGGATGGTCAGGGCAACTTTGGCTCCATGGATGGGGACAAGGCAGCCGCCTACCGTTACACCGAAGTGCGGATGGAAAAAGCCGCGCAATATCTGTTGGAGGATATCGACCGCGACACTGTCGATTTCCAGGACAACTATGACGGCAAGGATAAGGAACCCACGGTTCTGCCCGCCCGCTTCCCCAATATGCTGGTCAATGGCGCTGGCGGTATTGCGGTTGGTATGGCCACCAATATTCCGCCCCACAACCTTGGTGAAGTGATCGATGCCACGCTGGCCCTGATTGAAGAGCCTGACCTGACCTCCGAGCAATTGATCGATTACGTGCCCGGACCCGACTTTCCCACGGGCGGCATCCTCTTGGGCCGCTCCGGTGCGCGCAAAGCCTATCTTGAAGGGCGCGGCAGTGTCATCATCCGCGCCAAAACCCGTGTGGAAGAGATCCGCAAGGACCGCTGGGCCATTATCATCGAAGAGATCCCCTATCAGGTGAACAAATCGGTGATGATCGAGAAAATCGCCGAGCAGGTACGCGAGAAAAAGATCGAAGGCATCGCCCATGTGCAGGACGAATCCGATCGCAACGGCGTGCGGGTTGTGGTGGAGCTAAAGCGTGACGCCACGGCCGAAGTGGTGATGAACCAGCTGTACCGCTTTACCCCGATGCAGACCTATTTCGGTTGCAATATGCTGGCACTCAATGGTGGCCGGCCAGAGACCCTGACACTGCGCAGGTTCCTGACATCCTTCATTGATTTCCGCGAAGATGTTGTTGCACGGCGCACCGCCTATCTGCTGCGCAAGGCCCGTGAGCGGTCTCATGTGTTGTGTGGTCTGGCCGTGGCTGTGACCAACATTGACGAGGTGGTACAGACCATCCGGTCTTCTGCCGATGCCGCAGAGGCGCGTGAAAAACTGATGACGCGCCGTTGGCCTGCCGCCAGCATTCTGGACTATATCAAGCTGATCGATGATCCGACCCATACGGCCAACGAAGACGGCACCTATAATCTGTCCGAGACCCAGGCCCGCGCCATTCTGGAACTGCGGTTGCAGCGTTTGACCCAGATCGGCGTCAAGGAAGTCACCGACGAGTTGGAAGAACTGGCCGCCAAGATCAAGGAATACCTTGAGATTCTCAGCAGCCGGGAGCGGATCATGGGCATAATCGCCGATGAGCTGCGCGAAGTACGCGATCTGTTCGCCGTGCCGCGCCGCACCGAGATTGTCGACTGGTCCGGCGACATGGACGACGAAGACCTGATTGCGCGTGAGGACATGGTCGTGACCGTCACATCGGGCGGCTATATCAAACGGACCCCTCTGATCGATTTCCGCAGCCAACGGCGCGGCGGAAAAGGTGTATCGGGGATGCAAACCAAAGAAGAGGATGTCGTGACGACCCTCTTTGTGGCCAACACCCATACGCAGCTGTTGTTCTTCACCACCGATGGCATGGTTTACAAGCTCAAGACATGGCGTTTGCCGCAGGGCGGACGTACCTCCAAGGGCAAGGCGATTGTGAATATCCTGCCGATCCCAGTGGGCGTTTCCATTGCTGCGATCATGCCGGTCGACCGCGATGAGAAGGAATGGGACGATCTGCAGGTGGTCTTTGCGACCTCCGCAGGCACAGTCCGCCGCAACAAGTTGTCTGATTTCACAAATGTGAAGTCGAACGGCAAGATCGCAATGAAGTTCGAGGATGAACACGCCGAGACCACGCTGATCAACGCGCGGATTGCCTCCAATGATGACGATGTGATGCTGACCACCAATTCAGGCCGGGCAATCCGGTTCCCGGCGACCGATGTGCGGGTGTTCAACAGCCGCGCCTCGGTCGGGGTGCGCGGGATCAAGCTCAGCGGATCTGACAAAGTGGTCTCGATGTCGATCATTCGTCACTTTGATGCGGGCGCAGATGAACGTGCCGCTTATCTGAAAATGCGCCGTGCGGTTGCGGGCTTGGCGGATGATGTTGATGTGTCCGATGAAGACGCGGTCGATGCCAATGCCACCATCAGCCAGGAACGCTATGCGGAAATGTCCGCCCATGAAAACCTGATCCTGACCATCACCGCCAAAGGGTCTGGCAAGCTTAGCTCAAGCCATGATTACCCGGTGCGCGGGCGCGGCGGCATGGGTGTGACAGCCATGGACAAGGCGATGCGCGGCGGTGACATTGTTGCCTCCTTCCCGGTTGAAATGGACGATCAGATCATGCTGGCCACCTCCAAGGGGCAGTCAATCCGCGTGCCTGTTGAGGGCATTTCTTTCCGGTCGCGCTCTGCGGGCGGGGTCAAAGTCTTTGACACCGGCAAGGGCGAGGAAGTTGTCAGTGTCGCGTGGATTGCCGATCAGGGCGACGAAGACGCCGAAGACGGCTCCGGCGGTGAAGAGGCGTAA
- a CDS encoding usg protein: protein MTPSETELMLKGYGLTTAEIFYRMPDYTHVLNSYIWQDYDLAPDHEKLFGFVEFWQSEIEGKLHSLRFTHRKLIGPGEWQNQVGEFTLH, encoded by the coding sequence ATGACCCCGAGCGAAACCGAATTGATGCTCAAGGGCTATGGATTAACCACTGCTGAAATCTTTTACCGGATGCCCGATTACACCCATGTGCTGAACAGTTACATCTGGCAGGATTACGATCTGGCACCAGATCACGAGAAACTGTTTGGATTTGTCGAGTTTTGGCAATCGGAGATCGAGGGCAAGCTGCATTCCTTGCGCTTTACCCATCGCAAGCTGATCGGCCCCGGTGAATGGCAAAATCAGGTGGGTGAATTCACCCTGCATTGA
- a CDS encoding DUF2855 family protein, with translation MHRLLVDHRNITQTKLEAVDPAPLYDGQARLKLESFALTANNVTYAASGFAIGYWKFFPTGEDGQGLVPVWGVAEVTESTSEDLAVGTRLYGYYPMAEELVITPKADAHGSILDAAPHRKDLPLIYNQYVPVHGGTAEQDHLRAILQPLLATSYLLFDWLLDNDWFGAEQIIIGSASSKTGLGLCKYLAEPEQRPYKIVGLTSERNRAFVEGLGACDQVLSYDEVGDLAQVPSVYVDMAGNTEVKAALHSHLAEQLRHSAAVGLSHWDKFEQKQELAGPKPVFFFAPAQVAKRREDWGPGKIEQQITQAWKRIAADASGWMNVVVHDGIAASDPVYKSLADGSANPRDGHIIRL, from the coding sequence ATGCACAGACTTCTGGTGGACCACCGTAATATCACGCAGACCAAGCTGGAAGCCGTGGACCCTGCGCCACTGTATGATGGTCAGGCCCGGCTCAAGCTGGAAAGCTTTGCCCTGACGGCCAACAATGTCACCTATGCCGCCTCCGGCTTTGCCATCGGATATTGGAAGTTCTTCCCGACGGGCGAGGACGGACAGGGTTTGGTGCCGGTCTGGGGCGTGGCCGAAGTGACCGAAAGCACCAGCGAGGATCTGGCGGTTGGCACCCGGCTCTATGGCTATTACCCCATGGCGGAGGAACTGGTGATCACCCCCAAGGCCGACGCCCATGGCAGCATTCTGGACGCCGCGCCGCACCGCAAAGACCTGCCGCTGATCTACAACCAATATGTGCCCGTTCATGGCGGCACCGCAGAGCAAGACCACCTGCGGGCGATTCTACAGCCGCTTTTGGCAACCTCCTATCTGCTGTTTGACTGGCTGCTGGACAACGATTGGTTTGGCGCAGAACAGATCATCATCGGCAGCGCGTCCTCAAAGACCGGGCTGGGCCTGTGCAAATACCTCGCTGAGCCGGAACAGCGCCCTTACAAGATTGTCGGCCTCACGTCAGAGCGCAATCGCGCCTTTGTCGAAGGTTTGGGCGCCTGTGATCAAGTACTCAGCTATGATGAAGTGGGCGATCTGGCGCAGGTGCCGTCGGTTTATGTGGATATGGCCGGCAACACTGAGGTCAAGGCAGCGCTGCACAGCCATCTGGCCGAGCAACTGCGCCATTCCGCCGCCGTGGGCCTCAGCCATTGGGACAAGTTTGAGCAAAAGCAAGAGCTTGCCGGGCCGAAGCCGGTGTTTTTCTTCGCCCCCGCGCAAGTCGCCAAACGCCGTGAGGATTGGGGGCCAGGCAAGATTGAACAGCAGATCACTCAGGCTTGGAAACGCATCGCGGCGGATGCATCCGGCTGGATGAACGTGGTGGTGCATGACGGCATCGCCGCCTCGGATCCGGTTTACAAATCGCTCGCGGATGGCAGTGCCAATCCCCGCGATGGCCATATCATCCGGCTGTGA
- a CDS encoding radical SAM protein, with translation MKDLAGANLDKFKDPAVTAKGEARARVALTHPETLWFNTGTLCNIECVNCYIASSPSNDALVYITADEVRDYLDQIKARDWPVREIAFTGGEPFMNPQMIEMTEAALAAGYEVLILTNAMRPMMRKTMQAGLLRLNKTYPGKLTLRISVDHYRADLHDAERGEGAFDKTLTGMKWLRDNGFQMAVAGRSVFADSDEDSRAGYGRFFAEHGFKIDAQDPAKTVLFPEMDESVEVPEITTACWGILDKSPDAVMCSSSRMVVKRKGAAAPAVLACTLLPYDPEFELGTTLQEAERDVALNHPHCAKFCVLGGASCSA, from the coding sequence ATGAAAGATCTTGCCGGGGCAAATCTCGACAAATTCAAAGATCCCGCTGTCACGGCCAAGGGCGAGGCGCGTGCGCGGGTGGCGCTGACCCATCCTGAGACGCTTTGGTTCAACACCGGCACCCTGTGCAATATCGAATGTGTGAACTGTTATATTGCCTCAAGCCCCAGCAATGATGCGTTGGTCTATATCACGGCGGACGAGGTGCGTGACTATCTGGACCAGATCAAAGCCCGCGACTGGCCGGTGCGCGAAATCGCCTTTACCGGTGGTGAGCCGTTTATGAACCCCCAAATGATCGAGATGACCGAGGCCGCGCTGGCGGCGGGTTATGAGGTTTTGATTCTGACCAATGCGATGCGTCCGATGATGCGCAAGACCATGCAGGCGGGTTTGTTGCGGCTGAACAAGACCTATCCGGGCAAGCTGACCTTGCGAATCTCCGTCGATCACTACCGCGCGGATCTGCATGACGCAGAGCGCGGTGAAGGGGCGTTTGACAAGACGTTGACCGGCATGAAATGGCTGCGTGACAACGGGTTCCAGATGGCGGTTGCGGGCCGTTCGGTCTTTGCCGACAGCGATGAAGACAGCCGCGCGGGCTATGGCCGGTTCTTTGCCGAGCATGGATTTAAGATCGACGCGCAAGACCCTGCCAAAACAGTACTTTTCCCCGAGATGGACGAAAGCGTCGAAGTGCCTGAAATCACCACGGCCTGCTGGGGCATTTTGGACAAATCACCCGACGCGGTGATGTGTTCGTCCTCGCGCATGGTGGTCAAACGCAAGGGTGCTGCGGCCCCGGCAGTTCTGGCCTGTACCCTGTTGCCCTATGATCCCGAATTCGAGCTGGGCACGACCTTGCAAGAGGCAGAGCGCGACGTGGCGCTGAACCATCCGCATTGTGCAAAGTTCTGCGTGTTGGGCGGGGCAAGCTGTTCGGCCTGA
- the zwf gene encoding glucose-6-phosphate dehydrogenase: protein MVSRVIPVDPFDLVIFGGTGDLARRKILPGLFRRFCAGQVPGDARIVGAARTELDSDGYRQMVREALAEFGRDIACDEGTLSGFLDMIQYLAIDARGETGWAELAELMVGKGRVEAFYFSVSPALFGDLAERLQHWGMADEDSRIVVEKPFGHDLASAKALNATLARYFDEKQIYRIDHYLGKETVQNLMAVRFGNMLFEPLWNAQYVDHVQITVAETVGVGGRGEYYDKAGAMRDMVQNHLMQLLCLIAMEPPARFDPDAVRDEKLKVIRSLDPVLPHHIARGQYDAMPGNEAEMPSYREAVDHPRSRTESFIALKTHISNWRWAGTPFYLRTGKRMAARSSEITVIFKDTPHSIFAEDAGRHRNVLSIRLQPNEGITLGVTIKEPGPGGMRLIDVPLDMTFAETLGVDGSDHVDAYERLITDVIRGNQTLFMRGDEVEAAWAWTDPIIEGWEARNDVPKPYDIGSDGPTDSTEMMRRDGREWRKVTP from the coding sequence ATGGTTTCGAGAGTGATTCCCGTGGATCCCTTTGATCTCGTGATTTTTGGCGGCACCGGTGATCTGGCGCGGCGCAAAATCTTGCCGGGTCTGTTCCGCCGTTTCTGTGCCGGTCAGGTCCCCGGCGATGCCCGTATTGTCGGCGCCGCCCGTACCGAACTGGACAGTGACGGCTATCGCCAGATGGTCCGCGAAGCGCTTGCAGAATTTGGCCGTGACATTGCTTGCGATGAAGGCACGCTCAGCGGTTTTCTTGATATGATCCAATACCTTGCCATCGATGCCCGCGGCGAGACCGGATGGGCCGAGCTGGCCGAACTGATGGTCGGCAAGGGCAGGGTGGAAGCCTTCTATTTCTCAGTTTCTCCGGCCTTGTTTGGCGATCTGGCCGAACGGCTGCAACACTGGGGGATGGCCGATGAGGACAGCCGGATTGTGGTTGAAAAACCCTTCGGGCACGATCTGGCCTCTGCCAAGGCATTGAATGCGACGCTGGCCCGTTATTTTGACGAAAAGCAGATCTACCGGATTGATCACTATCTGGGTAAAGAGACCGTGCAAAACCTGATGGCTGTGCGCTTTGGCAACATGCTGTTTGAACCTTTGTGGAACGCGCAATACGTCGATCATGTGCAAATCACCGTGGCCGAAACCGTCGGCGTTGGTGGGCGCGGCGAATATTACGACAAGGCCGGTGCGATGCGCGATATGGTGCAAAACCACCTGATGCAACTGCTCTGCCTGATCGCGATGGAGCCGCCCGCGCGGTTTGACCCGGACGCGGTGCGTGACGAAAAGCTCAAGGTGATCCGTTCCCTCGATCCGGTGCTTCCGCATCACATTGCGCGGGGCCAATATGATGCCATGCCCGGCAATGAGGCCGAGATGCCCAGCTATCGCGAGGCGGTCGATCATCCGCGCAGCCGCACCGAAAGCTTTATCGCGCTGAAAACCCACATCAGCAATTGGCGGTGGGCTGGCACGCCGTTCTATCTGCGTACCGGCAAACGCATGGCGGCACGATCCTCCGAGATCACAGTGATTTTCAAGGACACCCCGCATTCGATCTTTGCCGAAGACGCCGGACGCCACCGCAATGTATTGTCCATCCGCCTGCAACCGAACGAAGGCATCACGCTGGGTGTGACAATCAAGGAACCGGGGCCGGGCGGCATGCGTTTGATCGACGTGCCGCTGGACATGACCTTTGCCGAAACCCTGGGCGTCGATGGCTCTGACCACGTAGATGCCTATGAACGGCTGATTACGGATGTGATCCGGGGCAACCAGACCCTGTTCATGCGCGGCGATGAGGTCGAGGCCGCCTGGGCTTGGACCGATCCGATCATCGAAGGCTGGGAGGCCCGCAACGACGTTCCGAAACCCTATGACATCGGGTCCGACGGGCCCACCGATTCAACCGAGATGATGCGCCGCGACGGACGTGAATGGCGAAAGGTAACACCATGA